One Proteinivorax tanatarense DNA segment encodes these proteins:
- the glyA gene encoding serine hydroxymethyltransferase: protein MENLKKVDSQIYDAINSELDRQQQNIELIASENFVSEAVMEAQGSVLTNKYAEGYPNRRYYGGCEHVDVAEKLARKRAKELFGAEHANVQPHSGASANLAVYTAVLKPGDDVLGMDLSHGGHLTHGSPVNISGLYYNFHPYGVNKETQRVDYEEIRQRAHEVKPKLIVAGASAYPHTLDFSKFGEIAKEVGAYLMVDMAHIAGLIATDLHPSPVPYADFVTTTTHKTLRGPRGGMILCKKEHKKMIDKSIFPGLQGGPLMHVIAAKAVAFKEAMEPSFVDYSKKVVENAKALADGLMAEGIDLVGSGTDTHKMLLDLRSLKITGKEAEKALDEVGITVNKNTIPFDPESPFVTSGVRIGTPAVTTRGFGVEEMRKISEFIYTTLTNHEDQKVKENVKKEVVALCKKHPLY from the coding sequence ATGGAAAACTTAAAAAAAGTTGATTCACAAATTTATGATGCAATAAACAGTGAGCTAGACAGGCAGCAACAAAACATTGAACTTATAGCGTCGGAAAATTTTGTTAGTGAGGCTGTAATGGAGGCTCAGGGTTCGGTATTAACCAACAAATATGCTGAAGGATATCCAAACAGAAGATATTACGGCGGATGTGAACATGTTGATGTAGCAGAAAAACTGGCACGGAAAAGAGCAAAAGAACTGTTTGGAGCTGAACACGCAAATGTTCAACCACATTCAGGAGCATCAGCTAACCTGGCGGTTTATACAGCTGTACTTAAGCCAGGGGATGATGTTTTAGGGATGGACTTATCCCATGGAGGACACTTGACCCATGGGAGTCCTGTAAATATTTCTGGACTTTATTATAATTTTCATCCCTATGGTGTTAATAAAGAAACTCAAAGAGTTGATTATGAAGAAATAAGACAAAGAGCCCATGAAGTAAAACCAAAGTTAATTGTAGCCGGAGCCAGTGCATATCCCCACACCTTGGATTTTTCTAAATTTGGTGAAATAGCTAAAGAAGTTGGAGCTTATTTAATGGTTGATATGGCTCATATAGCTGGCCTTATAGCTACTGATCTTCATCCTAGCCCAGTTCCATATGCCGATTTTGTGACTACAACTACACATAAAACCTTACGGGGACCTCGTGGAGGTATGATCCTTTGTAAAAAAGAACATAAAAAAATGATTGACAAGTCAATATTCCCAGGGCTTCAAGGCGGTCCTTTGATGCATGTCATTGCCGCGAAAGCAGTAGCATTCAAAGAAGCTATGGAACCAAGCTTCGTAGATTATTCTAAAAAGGTAGTTGAAAATGCTAAAGCTTTAGCTGATGGATTAATGGCAGAAGGTATAGATTTAGTGGGCAGTGGAACTGACACCCACAAAATGTTACTTGACTTGAGAAGTCTTAAAATAACAGGAAAAGAGGCAGAGAAAGCTTTAGATGAGGTTGGTATTACAGTAAATAAAAACACTATCCCCTTTGATCCTGAAAGTCCTTTTGTTACAAGTGGAGTTAGAATAGGCACCCCTGCTGTTACAACTAGGGGATTTGGTGTTGAAGAAATGAGAAAGATTAGTGAGTTTATTTATACTACCTTAACTAACCACGAAGATCAAAAAGTAAAAGAAAATGTAAAAAAAGAAGTAGTAGCCCTTTGCAAGAAGCATCCTTTATATTAA
- a CDS encoding TIGR01440 family protein encodes MKIRVSMLRIGGDIIYYQQVTAALDELQEKINLSSKELMVIGCSTSEVMGKHIGKASNWKVASEILEGLLNFKEKHKIHLAIQCCEHLNRALIVERGVCSLYNLDQVTVMPHRKAGGALAEHAMESFQDPVVVEELRQQAKAAIDIGSTIIGMHLKPVVVPVRLNNNKVGAASVIAANTRPKLIGGERAKY; translated from the coding sequence TTGAAAATAAGAGTTAGCATGCTTAGGATAGGTGGTGATATTATCTATTATCAACAAGTTACAGCTGCACTAGATGAACTACAGGAAAAGATAAATTTATCCTCTAAAGAACTTATGGTTATAGGTTGTAGCACCAGTGAAGTAATGGGAAAGCATATAGGCAAAGCTTCTAACTGGAAAGTAGCTTCTGAGATTTTAGAGGGTTTATTAAATTTTAAAGAAAAGCATAAGATTCACTTAGCTATACAGTGTTGCGAACATTTAAACAGGGCTTTGATTGTTGAAAGGGGAGTTTGTAGTTTATATAATCTTGATCAGGTTACAGTAATGCCTCATCGCAAAGCTGGAGGGGCATTGGCTGAGCATGCCATGGAAAGTTTTCAGGATCCAGTTGTGGTAGAAGAGCTTAGACAACAAGCTAAAGCGGCGATTGATATTGGCAGTACTATTATAGGAATGCACTTAAAACCAGTAGTTGTTCCTGTAAGATTAAATAATAATAAAGTTGGCGCAGCGTCAGTAATAGCAGCCAACACTCGTCCAAAACTAATAGGAGGAGAAAGGGCAAAATATTAA
- the rpiB gene encoding ribose 5-phosphate isomerase B: MEGFILRIGLASDHGGYSLKNELKEFIEKELNHDVKDFGTYGLESVDYPEYAKLAAEAVKNKECDYAILVCGTGIGISIAANKVKGIRAANCHDCFSAEATRLHNDANVLTLGERVVGQGLAKKIVSTFLNTEFEGGRHTNRIKQISEIENKS; this comes from the coding sequence ATGGAGGGATTTATTTTGAGAATTGGTTTGGCTAGCGATCATGGTGGTTATAGTTTAAAAAATGAACTAAAAGAATTTATAGAAAAAGAGCTTAACCATGATGTTAAAGACTTCGGAACTTATGGGCTGGAAAGTGTGGATTATCCTGAATATGCAAAGTTGGCTGCTGAAGCTGTAAAAAATAAAGAGTGTGATTATGCTATTTTAGTATGTGGAACTGGGATAGGCATAAGCATAGCTGCCAATAAAGTGAAGGGGATTAGGGCAGCTAATTGTCATGATTGTTTTTCAGCAGAAGCTACAAGGCTTCATAATGACGCCAATGTATTAACTTTAGGCGAAAGAGTTGTAGGTCAAGGTTTAGCTAAGAAGATTGTTTCTACTTTTTTAAATACAGAATTTGAAGGTGGGAGACACACAAATAGAATAAAACAAATTAGTGAGATTGAAAATAAGAGTTAG
- a CDS encoding methyl-accepting chemotaxis protein produces MSKNFLSKIKSKLKTNKEVLAAKLSTKQNSKSQGKTASPKEKKSNKLDFRGIMTKAKDFRLFKGLNLKVLSLSVGCLMLVLAVIMIFILPQVEDSIMEQHRENTLLLSQRLAANMDDYISDIYDLTTDLSELPVLRSNNISEARTYFTNYTLRNDKINGVTYFDSDGENQFEFRIGEVELEEGLETALEGEIYDTGFILDENNNPIVLHMVPVYAHGSSTTIAGVLGIEYNLRQTWSQTQDYRVGETGGAMIADSNGYVVAHRYNANVYENLNVKDMLPWSEMEEQLDGHVAYIDDGTEYIGAHAHVPTSDWTVVVYQSEAEALATASILRSMVITIIGITSLLVIVISSIFVTVTFRPLGQLERAASEIASGDLTKEINIKKSNDEIGQLTTAFEFMLKSLKELLKNTVQSSKDTEKTADELAIAANEAASAAQQVSTTMEEVSTGAENQATASQTVLEKIIAVQEIAKDIAEKSKGAIEVNVKMVDTVEQNGMVLEELIVGLKDIASGNVQVADDITNLEKETQKIGEIITVVTDIAAQTNLLALNAAIEAARAGEHGRGFAVVADEVRKLSTETTKAADQIKGIVGQVQQKVSTTSDLVNSQSENAQQQLDMVDSSQQGLKEIVSVANQTLEVIKTIDKSASSQVEDVKAAVAESETVAEISEETSASSQEVAATTEEQTASLEQITAATDNLSEMAAKLNKYVSKFKV; encoded by the coding sequence TTGTCAAAAAATTTTTTATCTAAGATAAAAAGCAAATTAAAGACTAATAAAGAAGTTTTAGCAGCAAAACTGTCAACTAAGCAAAACAGTAAATCACAAGGGAAAACTGCTTCTCCTAAAGAAAAAAAATCTAACAAGCTTGACTTTAGGGGAATTATGACAAAAGCTAAGGACTTTCGACTTTTTAAAGGTTTAAACCTAAAGGTGCTGTCTTTAAGCGTAGGATGTTTAATGTTGGTTTTAGCAGTAATAATGATCTTTATTTTGCCACAAGTAGAAGATAGTATCATGGAGCAACATAGGGAAAATACTTTGCTGTTGTCACAAAGGCTTGCTGCTAATATGGATGACTATATATCTGATATATATGATCTTACTACAGACCTTAGTGAACTTCCGGTTCTAAGGAGTAATAATATTAGCGAAGCGAGGACTTATTTTACAAACTATACACTAAGGAACGATAAAATTAACGGAGTAACTTATTTCGATAGTGATGGAGAAAATCAGTTTGAGTTTCGAATAGGAGAAGTTGAGCTTGAAGAAGGCCTTGAAACGGCTTTAGAAGGAGAAATATATGACACCGGTTTTATTTTAGATGAGAATAATAATCCTATTGTATTACATATGGTTCCTGTTTATGCCCATGGTAGCTCCACTACAATAGCAGGGGTGTTGGGGATTGAGTACAATTTAAGACAGACATGGAGTCAAACTCAAGATTATCGAGTTGGTGAAACTGGAGGGGCTATGATTGCTGACAGCAATGGTTATGTAGTTGCTCATAGATATAACGCCAATGTATATGAAAACTTAAATGTTAAAGATATGCTTCCATGGTCAGAAATGGAGGAACAACTAGATGGACATGTGGCTTATATCGATGATGGAACCGAGTATATAGGAGCCCATGCCCATGTACCTACATCGGACTGGACAGTAGTGGTGTATCAGTCAGAGGCAGAAGCATTGGCAACAGCTTCTATTTTAAGAAGTATGGTAATAACTATTATAGGAATTACCTCTTTATTGGTTATTGTTATATCAAGCATTTTTGTCACCGTGACTTTTAGACCTTTAGGACAGTTAGAAAGAGCAGCTAGTGAAATTGCTTCTGGAGACCTAACTAAAGAAATCAATATTAAAAAAAGTAATGATGAAATTGGACAACTAACTACGGCATTTGAGTTTATGTTAAAGTCCTTAAAAGAGTTATTGAAAAATACTGTGCAATCTTCTAAAGACACAGAAAAAACTGCCGATGAACTGGCCATAGCTGCCAATGAAGCGGCAAGTGCAGCCCAGCAGGTTTCTACTACTATGGAAGAAGTGTCTACAGGTGCTGAGAATCAAGCTACTGCTAGTCAAACTGTTTTAGAAAAAATTATAGCAGTTCAGGAAATTGCAAAAGATATTGCGGAAAAAAGTAAAGGTGCTATAGAAGTTAATGTGAAAATGGTGGATACTGTTGAGCAAAATGGTATGGTTTTAGAAGAACTTATTGTTGGTTTAAAGGATATTGCTAGCGGAAATGTTCAAGTGGCAGATGATATAACAAACTTAGAAAAAGAGACCCAAAAGATAGGTGAGATTATTACAGTTGTTACTGACATAGCAGCTCAGACCAACCTTTTGGCGCTAAATGCAGCAATAGAGGCAGCTAGAGCAGGTGAACATGGTCGTGGGTTTGCAGTAGTAGCTGACGAAGTTCGCAAGCTTTCTACAGAAACAACAAAAGCTGCAGATCAAATCAAAGGAATTGTAGGCCAAGTTCAACAAAAAGTTTCTACAACATCTGATTTGGTTAACTCTCAATCAGAAAATGCACAACAGCAATTAGATATGGTTGACAGCTCTCAACAAGGACTAAAAGAGATTGTCTCAGTAGCAAATCAAACATTAGAAGTAATAAAAACCATTGATAAATCCGCATCAAGTCAGGTGGAGGATGTTAAAGCTGCTGTTGCTGAGTCAGAAACCGTTGCAGAGATTTCCGAAGAAACATCAGCTTCGAGTCAAGAAGTAGCGGCAACTACAGAAGAACAAACTGCCAGTTTGGAGCAAATTACAGCGGCTACAGACAATTTAAGTGAGATGGCTGCTAAGCTAAATAAATATGTGAGTAAATTTAAAGTATGA
- a CDS encoding low molecular weight protein arginine phosphatase, whose translation MILLVCTGNTCRSPLAAAYLDSITGEDVQVLSAGLMAFDDMPASEYSKKVAEEAGLDISKHKSKQVTQNLVKSAGLILTMTKAHKNTLLNTFPESKGKVYTLKEHSMLYNKDKRTSKSYDITDPFGRTKEEYMECFQEIKESLQHLGKK comes from the coding sequence ATGATTTTACTTGTGTGTACTGGGAATACGTGTCGCAGTCCTCTTGCTGCTGCTTATCTTGATTCTATAACTGGCGAAGATGTTCAGGTGCTATCTGCAGGTCTAATGGCTTTTGATGATATGCCTGCTTCTGAATACTCAAAAAAAGTGGCGGAAGAGGCAGGCCTTGATATAAGCAAACATAAATCTAAACAGGTGACACAAAATTTAGTTAAAAGTGCTGGCTTAATTTTAACAATGACTAAAGCTCATAAAAATACCCTGCTTAACACATTTCCAGAAAGTAAGGGAAAGGTTTATACCTTAAAGGAACATAGTATGTTGTACAATAAAGATAAAAGGACGTCAAAGAGCTATGATATTACTGATCCTTTTGGTCGAACAAAGGAAGAATACATGGAATGTTTTCAAGAAATAAAAGAGAGCTTACAGCACTTGGGAAAAAAATAA
- a CDS encoding transposase, with amino-acid sequence MKKYEQISFANFNQEFDELLKSKQPTLIELFSDFLEVDEIIPASFYDAYYSSLGRNRDYSLSSMISALILQKILSLPHTKTLLNILALSKELRDFCGFDDKLPDPAQFTRFKQNFLPHIEQMFHNLVDDTEALCHDINDDLADILISDTTGFEAFVKENNPKFYETLLTSAKKYAKIENSVNPHSLAASKMPKMASANNEFKLSHLNGHFGYYLKTNVVTNGLGIVRHIDFYDLDLETISPELKDEYDSKTLIPVLENFFKKHPLLKYKYFLGDAGFDSYDNYRYLYCDKNMIPIIPLNQRRKSDLPSSGFTDDGTPTCPHDSSLKMNYDGVAREKGRADRVKFKCPKSKKKRVNGKQKSTLDCQNPCTSSSYGRVTYVPIHKNYRLNCAIPRDSEKWSNLYKVRTICERAIAQLKHSMSLRSSKLYNTKTLKADILLAAITQLTALTVLHRANNTSAPMSIKNLVA; translated from the coding sequence ATGAAAAAATACGAACAAATTTCTTTTGCTAACTTTAACCAAGAATTTGATGAGCTGTTAAAATCTAAGCAACCTACCTTAATTGAGCTATTTAGCGATTTCTTAGAAGTGGATGAAATCATCCCGGCTTCGTTTTATGATGCTTACTATTCATCGTTAGGTAGAAATAGAGACTATTCTTTGTCGTCTATGATATCTGCTTTAATCTTGCAAAAGATTCTCTCATTACCCCACACTAAAACTCTTCTAAACATTCTAGCTCTTTCCAAAGAGTTAAGAGATTTTTGTGGGTTTGACGATAAGTTGCCTGATCCAGCTCAATTCACTCGTTTTAAACAGAATTTTCTACCACACATTGAGCAGATGTTTCATAATTTAGTGGATGATACTGAGGCTTTATGTCATGATATCAATGATGATCTAGCTGACATCTTAATCTCTGATACCACGGGGTTTGAGGCCTTTGTTAAAGAAAATAACCCTAAGTTTTATGAAACGCTTCTAACCAGTGCAAAAAAGTATGCTAAAATTGAAAACTCTGTTAACCCTCATTCTCTTGCCGCAAGTAAGATGCCTAAAATGGCGTCTGCTAATAACGAGTTTAAGCTATCTCATTTAAACGGACACTTTGGCTATTATCTTAAAACAAACGTTGTTACTAACGGGCTTGGCATTGTTAGACATATAGATTTTTATGATTTAGACTTAGAAACCATTTCTCCTGAATTAAAAGATGAGTATGATTCTAAAACTCTTATTCCCGTTTTAGAAAACTTTTTCAAAAAGCACCCTCTTTTAAAGTACAAGTACTTTCTTGGAGATGCTGGTTTTGACTCTTACGATAATTATCGCTATCTTTATTGCGATAAGAATATGATCCCAATTATTCCTTTAAACCAAAGGCGTAAATCTGACTTGCCATCTTCAGGCTTTACAGATGATGGCACCCCTACATGCCCTCACGATAGTTCATTAAAAATGAATTATGATGGTGTTGCCAGAGAAAAAGGAAGGGCTGATAGGGTTAAATTTAAGTGTCCTAAATCTAAAAAAAAAAGAGTAAATGGTAAGCAAAAAAGCACTTTAGATTGTCAAAACCCTTGTACTTCTTCCTCTTATGGTCGTGTAACTTATGTGCCTATACACAAAAACTATAGACTTAATTGTGCTATCCCCAGAGACTCTGAGAAATGGAGTAACTTATATAAGGTTAGAACAATATGTGAAAGAGCTATTGCCCAGCTTAAACACTCTATGTCTCTTAGATCCTCTAAGCTTTATAATACCAAGACTTTAAAAGCTGATATATTATTAGCGGCTATTACGCAGCTTACTGCGTTAACTGTTCTGCATAGAGCGAACAACACATCAGCACCTATGTCAATTAAAAACCTTGTAGCATAG
- a CDS encoding manganese efflux pump MntP produces MSKRIFIFHLTPKKIIPIITPIMIVSLFLISRINIEVFTGSSSFNWGELLSLILIAMALGTDAISLCVGVGMKKLPAKEIIKVSVVIGLFHIFMPLIGLFFGQIFGRMLGELAQYLGSIIIVLIGANMIYESLKEDKEDDSDKCSNNNLTGLSLLMLALGVSLDALSVGFSLGTLGFSTLVVVLTFGFFGGVMSAIGLIFGKYIGAVMGNNAEKIGGFVLIGLGIKIIF; encoded by the coding sequence ATGTCAAAAAGGATTTTTATATTTCACCTAACACCTAAGAAAATAATTCCCATAATAACCCCAATTATGATAGTTTCCCTTTTTTTAATAAGCAGAATAAATATTGAAGTTTTTACTGGCAGCAGCTCTTTTAACTGGGGAGAATTGTTGTCTTTGATTTTGATAGCTATGGCTCTTGGCACCGATGCCATAAGCTTATGTGTAGGAGTGGGCATGAAAAAGTTGCCTGCTAAAGAAATAATCAAAGTGAGTGTGGTTATCGGTCTTTTTCATATTTTTATGCCCCTTATTGGCCTATTTTTTGGACAGATTTTTGGGAGAATGTTAGGAGAGCTAGCCCAATATTTAGGTAGTATCATAATAGTGTTGATTGGAGCTAATATGATATATGAGTCTTTAAAAGAGGATAAAGAGGATGACAGCGATAAATGCTCTAATAATAACTTGACAGGGTTGTCATTGTTGATGCTGGCTTTAGGAGTTAGCTTAGATGCTCTTTCTGTAGGTTTTAGCTTGGGGACTTTAGGGTTTTCAACCCTAGTAGTAGTTTTAACTTTCGGTTTTTTTGGCGGCGTCATGTCCGCTATTGGGCTTATCTTTGGAAAGTACATAGGTGCTGTAATGGGAAACAATGCTGAAAAAATAGGAGGTTTTGTATTAATTGGCTTAGGAATAAAGATTATTTTCTAG
- a CDS encoding L-threonylcarbamoyladenylate synthase gives MTYNTNTKILKNNNRDIGFAAQSLKDGKTVVFPTETVYGLGAHALDTNAVEKIFKAKGRPADNPLIIHVPCINWLRKLAVNIPKCADKLGHNFWPGPLTLILLANKETVPSTVRGGLETVAIRIPSHSIARRILEEADIPIAAPSANRSGRPSPTSFHHAYKDLNGRVDCIVDGGRTDMGLESTVLDLTSPKPVILRPGLITQKQIKSVVDAEGHKEYVGGKVLSPGTKYKHYSPRAPMTLFVGEYSNVVKVLQNKVKQEKNIGKKIGVLAFEEYTHHFRNVDKLISMGSLNSTLDIAAGLYKNLHDMDYSDVDVILAMGLGGKDDLSYAVMNRLLKACGHNIVQV, from the coding sequence ATGACTTATAATACTAATACAAAAATTCTAAAAAATAATAATCGCGACATAGGTTTTGCTGCTCAATCTCTCAAAGACGGCAAGACAGTGGTTTTCCCCACAGAAACGGTTTATGGATTGGGGGCACATGCTTTAGACACAAATGCTGTCGAAAAAATATTTAAAGCTAAAGGACGTCCTGCTGATAACCCTTTAATAATACATGTCCCTTGTATTAACTGGTTACGAAAACTAGCAGTTAATATACCTAAATGTGCTGATAAATTAGGTCATAATTTTTGGCCAGGCCCCTTAACCCTTATTCTTTTGGCAAACAAAGAAACAGTACCTAGCACAGTACGTGGTGGATTAGAAACCGTCGCTATTAGGATTCCTTCCCATTCAATTGCGAGAAGAATACTGGAAGAAGCTGATATACCAATAGCGGCTCCATCTGCCAATAGATCAGGAAGGCCTAGTCCTACAAGCTTTCATCATGCCTATAAAGACCTAAATGGCAGAGTTGACTGTATTGTTGATGGGGGAAGAACTGACATGGGTTTAGAATCCACCGTTTTAGATTTAACCTCCCCAAAGCCAGTTATTTTGCGACCTGGGCTTATAACTCAAAAGCAAATTAAGTCAGTGGTAGATGCTGAAGGACATAAAGAATATGTTGGGGGTAAAGTTTTATCACCAGGAACGAAATATAAGCATTATAGCCCTAGAGCGCCTATGACACTGTTTGTGGGTGAATACAGTAATGTAGTAAAGGTGCTTCAAAATAAAGTAAAACAGGAAAAAAATATAGGAAAAAAAATAGGGGTTTTAGCTTTTGAAGAGTATACCCACCATTTTAGAAATGTAGACAAGCTTATATCCATGGGGTCTTTAAATAGCACTTTAGATATAGCTGCTGGCTTATATAAAAATCTCCATGATATGGACTATAGTGATGTTGATGTGATTTTAGCTATGGGGTTAGGTGGAAAGGATGACTTATCCTACGCCGTTATGAATAGACTTCTAAAAGCGTGCGGACATAATATAGTTCAAGTTTGA
- a CDS encoding YibE/F family protein — translation MNVKRIFSFIILLAVLISFPVFALGFDGEEGVPQDDIPPFDDEGVDVELVRGEILYASDPVEGEEYWEQGTQQLRVKITQGEFEGQEFELEHMLFGINTLELSAGDRVMVYIETADGEITTIGVDEIIRDHIVYILIAIFVIALLAIGGFKGIKALITLVLMGLTVIYIILPLMMEGYNPLLLTVAFSVLVSIFTLLIIGGANSKSFAAILGTAVGLLLSGILAWVFANAANLTGYVSEEAQMLQFIEEGVDFDVRGILLAGIIIGALGAILDVTMSIASAIEEIKIANPKLKAGELFAAGMNVGRDIMGTMVNTLILAYTGSALPLLLLFKAYEQPFGAIINSDLIATEIVRALVGSLGLIVAIPITASIAALIHHNKGVRSKKI, via the coding sequence ATGAATGTTAAGAGGATTTTTAGCTTTATAATATTGCTTGCTGTTCTAATATCTTTTCCTGTTTTTGCATTAGGATTTGATGGAGAAGAAGGTGTGCCCCAAGATGATATCCCCCCCTTTGACGATGAAGGTGTAGATGTGGAATTAGTAAGAGGAGAGATTTTGTATGCAAGCGACCCTGTAGAAGGTGAAGAGTACTGGGAGCAGGGGACTCAACAGTTGAGGGTAAAAATTACTCAAGGTGAATTTGAAGGACAGGAATTTGAACTTGAGCACATGCTTTTTGGAATCAACACCCTTGAGTTATCTGCTGGAGATAGGGTGATGGTCTATATTGAAACAGCAGATGGCGAAATTACTACAATAGGTGTTGATGAAATTATTAGAGATCATATTGTTTATATACTGATTGCTATTTTTGTTATCGCTCTATTAGCTATCGGTGGATTTAAAGGAATAAAAGCTCTAATTACATTAGTTTTAATGGGCCTTACAGTTATTTATATTATTTTACCTTTGATGATGGAAGGGTATAACCCTTTGTTGTTGACGGTTGCTTTTTCAGTTTTGGTATCTATTTTTACGTTGTTAATTATTGGTGGAGCCAACTCAAAAAGCTTTGCAGCAATTTTGGGTACTGCAGTAGGACTGTTATTATCTGGAATTTTAGCTTGGGTGTTTGCTAATGCGGCAAATTTGACAGGATACGTTTCTGAAGAAGCTCAGATGTTACAGTTTATCGAGGAAGGTGTGGATTTTGATGTAAGGGGAATTTTACTAGCGGGAATTATTATAGGAGCTTTAGGAGCTATTTTAGACGTAACTATGTCCATTGCTTCAGCAATTGAAGAAATTAAAATTGCTAATCCAAAGCTAAAGGCAGGGGAACTTTTTGCTGCTGGAATGAACGTGGGACGGGATATAATGGGCACTATGGTAAACACGTTAATCCTTGCTTACACGGGAAGTGCCTTGCCACTATTGTTGTTGTTTAAAGCTTATGAACAGCCCTTTGGAGCTATTATTAACTCTGATTTAATAGCAACAGAAATTGTAAGAGCATTGGTGGGAAGTTTAGGGCTAATTGTGGCTATACCTATTACTGCTTCTATAGCCGCGTTAATTCATCATAATAAAGGAGTAAGGAGTAAAAAGATTTAA
- a CDS encoding Fur family transcriptional regulator produces the protein MGISQRAYSLLESSGYKITNQRQTILEIILKNRQQHMSAEEIHEKANKINPDIGLATVYRALELFEELKILHKLNFGDGRSRYELWEEEHHHHHLICTSCDGVYEVAEDLLEVLEDRIEHKYKFNISGHQLKFYGICHQCQEDCSNEC, from the coding sequence ATGGGAATTTCACAAAGGGCGTATAGTCTATTAGAAAGTAGCGGCTATAAAATAACTAACCAAAGACAAACCATACTTGAAATAATATTAAAAAATAGGCAACAGCATATGAGCGCTGAGGAAATACATGAAAAAGCAAATAAGATAAACCCCGATATAGGACTAGCAACTGTTTACAGGGCCTTAGAGTTGTTTGAAGAACTAAAAATACTACATAAATTGAATTTTGGTGATGGGCGCAGTAGGTATGAGCTTTGGGAAGAAGAACATCATCATCATCATTTGATTTGCACATCATGTGATGGGGTCTATGAAGTTGCGGAAGATTTGTTAGAAGTTTTGGAGGATAGAATAGAACATAAATATAAATTTAATATTTCAGGCCATCAGCTAAAGTTTTATGGAATATGTCATCAGTGTCAGGAGGATTGTAGCAATGAATGTTAA